The Clostridium sp. AWRP genome has a window encoding:
- a CDS encoding VOC family protein — MEIKKVLNRFYVNDIEKAIKFYEKILNEKSKNRFKYPEANLELVTVGNTLIISGSDETLKAFRDTQATFLVDSIIEFKEFLLNNGAAVIRDLKKVPTGMNMTVKHPDGTVVEYVEHKSNLKW; from the coding sequence ATGGAAATAAAAAAAGTTTTAAATCGTTTTTATGTAAATGACATTGAAAAAGCAATAAAATTCTATGAAAAAATATTAAATGAAAAATCTAAAAATAGATTTAAATATCCTGAAGCAAATTTAGAATTGGTAACAGTAGGAAATACTTTAATAATAAGCGGTTCTGATGAGACATTAAAGGCTTTTAGAGATACTCAAGCAACATTTTTAGTTGATTCCATCATTGAATTCAAAGAATTTTTATTAAATAATGGTGCTGCTGTTATTAGAGACTTGAAAAAGGTACCAACTGGGATGAATATGACTGTAAAACATCCTGATGGTACAGTAGTTGAATATGTTGAACATAAATCCAATCTTAAGTGGTAA
- a CDS encoding EFR1 family ferrodoxin (N-terminal region resembles flavodoxins. C-terminal ferrodoxin region binds two 4Fe-4S clusters.): MKSVVIYYFSGTGNTEIVANMIKEGFFNYQYNVTVIRIEDVLKNNLKIDLEKYDLVGIGCQVIGFGTPNIVRHFIKLLPKQKYKKTFIFRTAGGVTPINYNASKPIIRKLSRKGYKVFYERLFSIGSNWMNKFDDEIIKQLYAATAKKADIMCQEVIHGKKRTLKTGIGLKVLMEGMMFIISRIIFLLGKDLKVNENCSHCGLCIKNCPAENIYEKNEKINFRLSCNGCMRCVYSCPKSAINFKSLTSFPIPGGYNIKEILKQPSGDGKIKNKVPPFFDSYIKDDTL, from the coding sequence ATGAAGTCAGTTGTGATTTATTACTTTTCAGGCACAGGAAACACTGAGATTGTTGCCAATATGATTAAGGAAGGGTTCTTTAATTACCAATACAATGTTACTGTAATAAGGATTGAAGATGTATTAAAGAATAATCTTAAAATAGACCTTGAAAAATACGATTTAGTTGGAATTGGGTGCCAAGTTATTGGGTTTGGCACTCCAAATATTGTACGTCATTTTATTAAACTTCTTCCTAAACAAAAATACAAAAAGACATTTATTTTCCGAACTGCAGGTGGCGTAACACCTATTAATTATAACGCTTCAAAGCCAATTATAAGAAAGCTTTCAAGAAAAGGATACAAAGTGTTTTATGAGAGGTTATTTTCCATAGGAAGCAACTGGATGAATAAATTTGATGATGAAATTATCAAACAGCTCTATGCGGCAACAGCCAAGAAGGCAGATATAATGTGCCAAGAAGTGATTCATGGCAAAAAACGAACACTTAAAACTGGCATTGGACTTAAGGTGCTTATGGAAGGTATGATGTTTATAATTTCACGGATAATTTTTTTGCTAGGAAAAGATTTGAAAGTCAATGAAAATTGTTCTCATTGCGGACTTTGCATAAAGAATTGCCCTGCAGAAAATATATATGAAAAAAATGAAAAAATTAATTTCAGACTTTCCTGTAATGGTTGTATGAGATGTGTTTATTCCTGCCCAAAATCTGCTATTAATTTTAAGTCCTTGACTTCTTTTCCAATACCAGGTGGCTATAACATAAAAGAAATACTAAAACAACCATCTGGTGATGGCAAAATAAAAAATAAAGTTCCTCCATTTTTTGATAGTTATATTAAAGATGACACGTTATAA
- a CDS encoding TetR/AcrR family transcriptional regulator — protein sequence MKELTRREHEQLERKEAIISKAEELFCKYGFEKVSMDTLAKECEFTKRTIYRYFTCKEDLFFAVALRGYNRLFDMMKNDIQKGTTGFEKIRLSYYTYYDYFCKFPELIQLINMSGIIKSRSVGMNVPYRNKFTDLDKCLFEELIKTFHEGKTDGSIRSDLEISELAFSSVFVVTGFFQLLSLSGNTYTNHFGLDKKQFAKFTIEMLVDFLKNK from the coding sequence TTGAAGGAATTAACTAGACGTGAGCATGAACAGTTAGAAAGAAAAGAAGCCATTATTTCCAAAGCTGAAGAACTATTTTGTAAGTATGGATTTGAAAAAGTATCTATGGACACTCTAGCCAAGGAATGTGAATTTACTAAGAGGACAATTTACAGATATTTCACCTGCAAAGAAGATTTATTTTTCGCCGTTGCATTAAGAGGTTATAACCGTCTTTTTGACATGATGAAAAATGATATCCAGAAAGGTACTACAGGCTTTGAAAAAATACGTTTATCTTACTATACCTATTATGATTATTTTTGCAAATTTCCTGAACTGATACAATTAATAAATATGAGTGGAATTATAAAATCCAGATCTGTAGGTATGAACGTTCCTTATCGTAATAAATTTACAGATTTAGACAAATGTTTATTTGAGGAACTAATAAAGACGTTTCATGAAGGAAAAACTGACGGGAGTATTCGTTCTGATTTAGAAATATCTGAACTTGCCTTTTCCTCAGTTTTTGTTGTTACAGGTTTTTTCCAATTGCTTTCTTTATCAGGTAATACCTATACAAATCACTTTGGTTTAGATAAGAAACAATTTGCCAAATTTACAATAGAAATGTTAGTAGATTTTCTCAAGAATAAATAG
- a CDS encoding HAMP domain-containing sensor histidine kinase, translating into MKKSGYKIIFNLYFKFFIAFLILISIFLGIGLYLLNVNISSENSYANWSSWPAYFTSNFYKKISFDKGKPKLKDSAVGELKKYKLSFQIVDKNGDVALEYNEPKSAPKHYSPIDTVQLYKNGDNAGEHTMFVGSVNNSGEKWTYIIGFPAKISKITLYMNYNKVLKIKFVILALFIVLILITAVYGIWMNRTLLNITSGIRRLASNDYIPMKEKGTYKDIKCSLNILDSKLKASEDERKKNQTLREEWIANISHDLKTPLSPIKGYAEILSDPKYDVTSQDAKKYGKTILRNAENLESIVENLNFTYQLKNGMFPINRQSQNLVRLLKEVVISILNNPKYEKRNIIFNCVEDIVDFNFDNTLLRRAFTNLIYNSVIHNSPDTEIRVSIKKEDKIYINIDDNGKGMSEEEVKKLFERYYRGTSTSVNVKGSGLGMAIAKQIIEAHDGKINVKSKLNVGTSIYIEFSKERVDII; encoded by the coding sequence ATGAAAAAATCAGGATATAAGATAATATTTAATTTATATTTTAAGTTTTTTATTGCCTTTCTAATTTTAATTTCAATTTTTTTAGGGATAGGGCTTTATCTATTGAATGTTAATATAAGTAGCGAGAATAGTTATGCTAACTGGAGCAGCTGGCCTGCATATTTTACATCTAATTTTTATAAAAAAATTAGTTTTGATAAAGGTAAACCAAAACTTAAGGATTCAGCAGTAGGTGAATTAAAAAAGTACAAGCTTTCTTTTCAAATTGTTGATAAAAATGGAGATGTGGCTTTAGAATATAATGAACCTAAAAGTGCCCCAAAACATTATTCTCCAATAGATACTGTGCAGTTATATAAAAATGGAGATAATGCAGGGGAACATACTATGTTTGTTGGAAGTGTTAATAACAGCGGAGAAAAGTGGACTTACATTATAGGTTTTCCTGCAAAAATATCAAAAATAACCTTATACATGAATTATAACAAGGTTTTAAAGATAAAGTTTGTTATATTGGCATTATTTATAGTACTTATACTTATTACTGCAGTTTATGGTATATGGATGAATCGCACATTGTTAAATATAACATCAGGCATAAGAAGACTTGCTTCAAATGATTATATTCCCATGAAGGAAAAAGGAACGTATAAGGATATAAAATGCAGTCTTAATATTTTAGATAGTAAACTTAAAGCCAGCGAAGATGAGAGAAAAAAGAATCAAACTTTAAGAGAGGAGTGGATAGCCAATATTTCACATGATTTAAAAACTCCACTATCTCCAATAAAAGGTTATGCAGAAATACTGAGTGATCCTAAGTATGATGTTACATCTCAGGATGCAAAAAAGTATGGAAAAACAATACTTAGAAATGCAGAAAATTTAGAGAGCATAGTTGAAAATTTGAATTTTACTTATCAATTGAAAAATGGAATGTTTCCTATAAATCGTCAAAGTCAAAATTTAGTGCGTTTATTAAAGGAAGTAGTTATAAGTATATTGAATAATCCTAAATATGAAAAAAGAAATATTATTTTTAACTGTGTAGAAGATATTGTAGATTTTAATTTTGACAATACACTTTTAAGACGGGCTTTCACTAATTTGATTTATAATTCAGTAATTCACAATTCTCCAGATACTGAAATAAGAGTTTCTATAAAAAAGGAAGATAAAATATATATAAATATTGATGATAATGGAAAGGGCATGTCAGAGGAAGAGGTGAAAAAGCTTTTTGAAAGATATTATAGGGGAACTAGTACTTCTGTAAATGTTAAAGGTTCAGGCCTTGGAATGGCAATTGCAAAGCAAATAATAGAAGCACACGATGGAAAAATTAATGTAAAAAGCAAGTTGAATGTTGGTACAAGCATATATATAGAATTCTCAAAAGAGAGGGTGGACATAATATGA
- a CDS encoding response regulator transcription factor, with the protein MDLVSNADKKILLIDDEEDITDLIEDILLKEGFKNIRKVHCGLDGIKICENERPDIVVLDIMLPDIDGIEVCKRIRQFSYCPILFLSSKNSDVDKIVGLSMGGDDYITKPFSPREIAFRIKAQLRRQQYDGIKEDSSSENENIIIGSITIDKLHSQVYKDGSEVKLTAKEYKLLLYLAENSNKIVNKERLCEVVWGDDYFGYDNTISVHIRHLREKLEKNPSKPEIIVTVIGLGYKLVKRNE; encoded by the coding sequence GTGGATTTAGTAAGTAATGCAGATAAAAAAATATTACTTATAGATGATGAAGAAGATATAACGGATTTAATAGAGGATATTCTATTAAAGGAAGGATTTAAGAATATTAGAAAAGTTCACTGCGGATTAGATGGTATAAAAATATGTGAGAATGAAAGGCCTGATATAGTAGTACTTGATATAATGCTTCCAGACATTGATGGAATAGAGGTATGTAAAAGAATAAGGCAATTTTCTTACTGTCCAATTTTATTTTTATCTTCAAAAAATAGCGATGTTGATAAAATCGTTGGACTGAGTATGGGAGGAGATGACTACATTACAAAACCCTTTAGTCCAAGAGAAATTGCCTTTCGCATTAAGGCACAGCTTAGAAGACAGCAGTATGATGGTATAAAGGAAGACAGCAGTAGTGAAAATGAGAATATAATCATTGGCAGCATTACTATTGATAAGTTGCACAGTCAGGTATATAAGGATGGTTCAGAAGTAAAACTTACAGCAAAGGAATATAAGCTTCTTTTATATCTGGCAGAAAATTCAAATAAAATAGTCAATAAGGAAAGATTATGTGAGGTAGTATGGGGAGATGATTATTTTGGATATGATAATACAATCTCCGTTCATATAAGACATTTAAGAGAAAAGCTTGAGAAAAATCCTTCTAAACCGGAAATTATAGTTACTGTAATAGGACTTGGATACAAGCTTGTAAAGAGGAATGAATAG